A genomic segment from Triticum dicoccoides isolate Atlit2015 ecotype Zavitan chromosome 1A, WEW_v2.0, whole genome shotgun sequence encodes:
- the LOC119356995 gene encoding disease resistance protein RGA2-like produces MAALGGMLAAAMLKVVGDQVGSLIGGQIALQMNLDKDLKKMKMALESVTAVLKVAERQSITDKLTGLWLKRLKDFLYEVSDMIDEFEADIQAITQPSACKFFSFKKYLAFMIPCLTIGPNITMANTMKNMRNNLKVITDQHKEFKLTDCTNANEPKVTDIRETSSTLETQIVGRTEERDIILVSLSESMTEDITILPIYGIGGLGKTTLAKMVYNSSQFNEYSQVWVYVSQTFDLIKIGDSIISQLSEKDKESGYTGKQMIRNSLEKLLANKKILIVLDDLWEDDISQLEELKDMLKVGESSKVVVIATTRTEGIAKKISTIRPYKLAPLTDDMCWSIIKQKSAFESRGDKEQLVEIGKVIAMKCAGVALAAKSLGHTLYSVMPSYLKLCFAYCAIFPKGHEILKDDLIHHWVSLGFSTRELGERYISQLLGLSFLDHFKSSTTFELYDEDVILLTMHDLVHDLARSVMEDEIIFVGNINNAEGSRYHYALLDDCSKPLGSDLSKIRALRFMDCDKYELHDAAFSSAKSLRVLDLSECTIYTLADCIGELKQLRYLNASRVQDAKIPDSITKLSKLIYLNLHGSPTILALSESIGEIESLMYLDLSSCSGITKLPESFRRLQKLAHLDLSNCSSVEGISVFLESLTELEYLNLSYCPNIGDIPEVLGSLSKLQYLNLSNSSYLQCGKEAEFLGALTKLEYLNLSSRECGLKKLPESLGGFSQLKYLNLSGWRDMKKLPRLFGSLKNLRHLDLSRCYMVDGVHEALVGLTSLQYLNLKETHVSSLPDDLTKLRLPQLGSSAISLPHFVVRAGNDGSSSNLVLLKSTDPSELEITKLENVKSAREAHSIKLMEKQSIRKLKLEWTQGVDRFVDDKLLLEKLVPPSTLSRLEISGYNSVCFPGWVVGQLPNLDSLVLRDMANLEEWDTSYSTGEENVLKVVGINGCPMLRMKGPLPKSEQWEIICSDNVLSSWDECIVSHTSASSSSPVTTMLSVRDCKGPLHEWRLLRHFPGLPSLSIANCGDLTGSPDIIQLLSSLEELWLQDEDMEELPIWLGELPSLKKLIIMGSHGVKELNENMRQLTKLESLTLSGCRSISALPHWIGELTSLKELFIEDNYGLMFLPASIQQLTSLQRIGLGWCYALEHVVAEPEEGKMKLTHNQERESALPTSLKRLCLSGCDGIKSFPEGIHQLTNLQITGCPGLKEWCELEETKAKLARIEKKRYLSTWHSNFPFV; encoded by the exons atggcggcgctcggCGGTATGCTTGCTGCTGCCATGCTCAAGGTGGTGGGTGACCAGGTTGGTTCTCTGATTGGAGGTCAGATCGCGCTACAGATGAATTTGGACAAGGACCTCAAGAAGATGAAGATGGCGCTGGAGTCTGTCACGGCAGTGCTCAAGGTCGCGGAGAGGCAGTCCATCACCGACAAACTGACGGGTCTTTGGCTGAAGCGGCTCAAGGACTTCTTGTATGAGGTCTCTGACATGATTGATGAGTTCGAAGCAGATATACAAGCCATCACCCAGCCATCTGCGTGCAAG TTCTTCTCCTTCAAAAAATATTTGGCGTTCATGATCCCTTGTCTCACAATTGGCCCCAACATTACAATGGCCAAtacgatgaagaacatgaggaacAACCTCAAGGTCATAACAGATCAACACAAGGAATTCAAGTTAACAGACTGCACTAATGCCAATGAGCCAAAGGTGACTGATATACGGGAAACATCATCAACCCTGGAGACACAAATCGTTGGGAGGACTGAGGAGAGAGATATAATATTGGTTTCTTTATCTGAGAGCATGACAGAAGATATCACAATCCTTCCTATATATGGCATTGGAGGCCTTGGCAAGACAACCTTGGCAAAAATGGTTTACAATAGTTCCCAGTTCAATGAATACTCTCAAGTGTGGGTTTACGTGTCTCAGACATTTGATTTGATCAAAATTGGCGACTCTATAATATCACAACTATCAGAGAAAGATAAAGAGAGTGGGTACACTGGAAAGCAGATGATCCGTAATTCCCTTGAAAAGCTCCTTGCCAACAAGAAGATTCTGATTGTTTTAGATGACCTGTGGGAAGACGACATATCTCAGTTGGAAGAACTGAAAGATATGTTAAAAGTTGGGGAGAGCAGTAAGGTGGTTGTTATAGCAACCACACGGACTGAAGGTATTGCAAAGAAGATATCTACCATACGACCATATAAATTAGCACCCTTAactgatgatatgtgttggtctATTATAAAGCAAAAGAGTGCATTTGAATCTAGAGGTGACAAAGAGCAATTGGTGGAAATAGGGAAGGTCATTGCAATGAAGTGTGCGGGTGTGGCTTTAGCAGCTAAATCACTTGGACACACGCT TTATAGTGTTATGCCTTCATATCTGAAGCTATGCTTTGCCTATTGTGCAATATTTCCAAAAGGTCACGAGATACTTAAAGATGATCTTATTCATCATTGGGTTTCTCTTGGTTTCTCTACTCGGGAGCTTGGCGAGAGATACATTAGTCagcttttgggcctttcttttcttGACCATTTCAAGTCATCAACG ACTTTTGAGCTATATGATGAAGATGTTATATTGTTGACCATGCATGACCTGGTGCATGATTTAGCAAGATCTGTCATGGAGGATGAAATTATTTTTGTTGGCAATATCAATAATGCTGAAGGAAGCCGCTACCACTATGCATTGCTAGATGATTGTAGCAAGCCATTGGGATCAGACTTATCCAAGATAAGAGCGTTGCGTTTTATGGATTGTGACAAATATGAACTTCATGATGCTGCATTTTCATCTGCCAAGTCTTTGCGTGTCTTGGACTTAAGTGAGTGCACCATATATACGTTGGCAGATTGTATTGGTGAACTGAAGCAATTGAGATATCTTAATGCTTCAAGAGTCCAAGATGCAAAGATTCCGGACAGTATCACCAAGCTCTCAAAATTGATTTATCTGAATCTTCATGGATCTCCTACAATCTTAGCATTATCAGAGTCAATTGGAGAAATTGAGAGTCTAATGTATCTTGATTTGTCAAGTTGTTCGGGAATTACAAAACTGCCAGAATCATTCAGGAGGCTACAAAAATTGGCGCATTTGGACTTATCAAATTGCTCATCTGTGGAAGGAATATCAGTGTTCTTGGAGAGTCTCACAGAGCTAGAGTATTTGAACTTATCATACTGCCCAAATATCGGAGATATACCAGAAGTTCTGGGCAGCCTATCCAAACTGCAGTATTTAAACTTATCAAACAGCTCATATCTTCAATGTGGTAAAGAAGCAGAATTTTTGGGTGCCCTCACAAAACTCGAGTATTTGAACTTATCTTCAAGGGAATGTGGACTCAAAAAGCTCCCTGAATCTTTGGGCGGATTCAGTCAACTCAAGTACTTAAACTTATCAGGTTGGCGAGATATGAAAAAATTGCCAAGATTATTTGGGAGTCTGAAGAATCTGCGCCATCTTGACTTATCACGTTGTTATATGGTTGATGGTGTACATGAAGCTTTGGTTGGTCTTACCAGTCTGCAATATTTGAATTTAAAAGAAACACACGTCAGTTCCCTGCCAGATGATCTGACCAAGCTCCGGT TACCTCAACTCGGTAGCAGTGCAATATCGTTACCACACTTTGTGGTGCGTGCTGGTAATGATGGATCTAGCAGCAATCTTGTCCTGCTAAAGTCCACAGATCCTTCTGAGCTGGAGATAACTAAACTCGAAAATGTGAAGTCCGCACGAGAGGCACATAGTATAAAATTAATGGAAAAGCAAAGCATTCGGAAGTTGAAACTGGAGTGGACTCAAGGTGTTGACAGATTTGTGGATGACAAACTGTTGCTGGAAAAACTAGTGCCTCCAAGCACGCTGAGTAGATTGGAGATAAGTGGTTATAACAGTGTCTGCTTTCCAGGCTGGGTAGTGGGCCAACTACCAAACCTGGACTCACTGGTTCTCAGAGATATGGCAAATCTGGAAGAGTGGGACACTTCATACTCCACCGGTGAGGAGAACGTGTTAAAAGTAGTAGGAATAAATGGTTGCCCAATGCTAAGGATGAAAGGGCCTCTGCCTAAATCTGAACAGTGGGAGATAATATGCAGTGATAATGTGTTATCATCATGGGATGAGTGCATTGTGTCACACACCAGTGCTTCCTCCTCTTCTCCAGTAACTACTATGTTGTCAGTTAGAGACTGCAAGGGGCCTCTGCATGAGTGGAGGTTGCTTCGACACTTCCCCGGACTCCCTTCTTTGTCTATTGCCAATTGTGGCGATCTAACCGGCTCACCAGATATCATCCAACTACTATCCTCTTTGGAGGAACTATGGCTACAAGACGAAGACATGGAAGAACTGCCAATATGGTTGGGCGAGCTCCCATCCCTAAAGAAACTGATTATAATGGGTAGCCATGGTGTAAAGGAGTTGAATGAGAACATGAGGCAACTCACAAAGCTTGAATCACTAACACTGAGCGGCTGCAGAAGCATATCTGCACTGCCACATTGGATAGGCGAATTAACCTCTCTCAAGGAACTTTTCATAGAAGACAATTATGGCTTGATGTTTTTGCCCGCAAGCATACAACAGCTCACCAGCCTCCAGCGAATAGGATTGGGTTGGTGCTATGCATTAGAGCACGTGGTTGCTGAACCAGAGGAGGGAAAGATGAAGCTCACTCACAACCAAGAAAGGGAATCTGCCCTGCCCACCTCTCTAAAGAGACTTTGTCTGAGTGGATGTGATGGTATCAAGTCTTTTCCTGAGGGAATACATCAACTCACTAACCTACAAATAACGGGGTGCCCTGGACTAAAGGAATGGTGTGAATTAGAGGAGACAAAGGCCAAGCTGGCTCGCATAGAAAAGAAG AGATATTTATCTACTTGGCATTCCAATTTCCCTTTTGTTTAA